TTCGAAGAAACATTCTAGACGCCGTGGTCTGTGGAAGTGGTATGTTGGTTTCATTGGTGTCCACGCGCACTACAGTTTTACCTGTACTGGCTGTTATCTATCAAAGTCCGATTAATAGGAGTTTTAAATAAATACCTTCAAAATATAGGCGTAGCTGATGTAGGGCAATATGTCTTCGAGGAGTAAAGAACACAGTTCCTTCAATTCTGTCGCCCGGTGTATAACTACTGGTGCTGTCTACCAAAGAGATTTGCACCTTTGCACATGGTCGCTTAAAAGTCATTATAGTATGTGCTGTAGCTTGAGCCCTTTGCTTGATTTAGAGTTGAGGAAATTTATTTAAAGTCCTACATGTATTTTATTGAGAGTATTATTGTTTCTAAGCTCATTTGCTCCACTTCTTCTAACTGCAAAGATTATCTTTGCAGCTTGTCGGTAACTTTCTGAAAAGCCGATTTGAGATGCCACGCCACCTTGCTGGCCATAGCCTGTATCAAAATCGTTAGCAAAGCTCCTTCTGTAAAGTAATAGAATACCGAATCTATAGACTTTCTGTAAATGTCGCTAGGTTGTCGGATATTGAAACCTGAGTGAAGATTTAATTGCTTGGTCATAGCTGTGTCAAACCCGAACCCTAACACGAAATGAACGCTAAAGTAAGCTTCAAGTAAGATCATTTTTAGGCCATTTTGATTCGAATTGTCTGACATTGACGTCCATGTCAATCATGTCAGTGAAGGAGGAACCACACAAAATATGAGAGTATCTGGGAGACAAGTGGGTGGAAGACCAAGTTTGTGCTAtaatgatatatatttagcaTCTTTATCTGAGCTCTACACATGCTAAGTACATCATAGTGACGTCCCATTGAGGCTCgcccttttcttccaatATCTTTGTTTACTATTCCTTTTTACCAGTAAGCTCCATGCAATGCATTAGATATTAAGTTGTAGAATGTTAACATGGTATTATTTCgacttttgttcctttctcgTTCTGCCATCGGCATCCTGACATACTGCCGAGGGATGATTAAGCGGCCAAAGTTTGCCTCTCGGCAAAGAGGCCGAACCCCGACCAACTTCATGCTCAACACGTCTAGTTACTACTGTGTCTACAAACCGATCAGAAAAGGGATATCGCTAGCCGAATAAGTATCCGATCCATATGCCTGTTGTAAGAAATAATCCTTCCGGGCgcaacaagaagaaatctGTCGCGTACGTCAGGTGGTCCACCAAACCCTGAACATCGCTCTAACCTGTGCAGCTGCCACCGATGTCACTCTCACAAGGTCAAGTGCTCCGGCGAACAGCCTTGCGCTAGATGTAGTCAGGCCGGATGTGGAGACGAGTGTCAATATACCGTACGTGATCGTAAGCTCAAGGTTAATGAAAGGTACACTCCCCGTTAGTTCTCGGTTGGCTTAGGGCTCAATCTCATACTCCTCTTACAGTTATATCGACCAACTTCTCTCAGAAAACTCTCGGCTGAAAGAGCAGATTCGTACTTCATCCACACCCAACCCTTCTCCGGCTAGTACTGCAGACATCACGGTACCACCTCAAGAATCCTATCATTCACTCCAAAATCCTCTATTCGGAGAGCGGGCTTGGTTCTACCCATATGACTCGACCGCTCCTCCAATCTATATGGGGGATGCTGCCTGTACCGCATTTGCAACGCGGTTACGGCAGTTTCTCACAGAGGATCCGAACACAGCCCATGTTGCACGGACTCAATATACACCAGAGTCATCCTTGCTGGAAGGTGAAGCTCACTGGCCTAGTCTTGCCCAAGCCCGCTTACTAGTCAAAATTGCTTTCAACCAACTTAGTCGTGTCTATCATTTGTTTTTGCGCAAGTCCACTCTCGAGCAGCTGGAAAGTCTATATCGCCTCCCGAATTTGCGAGATGACCCGGCCTTAACATGCAagttcttctctctttttgccttggGCGAGGTCTACTCTTCTCGGTCGATTTCGTCGCCGACTAGCCGGGTGCCAGGGACAAGGTACTACGTACGTGCCATGGGAATCATCCCAATTCTACCAGAAAGACCAGGGATGATTCACATTGAGAGCTTGTTATTATTGGTGAGTGTACTCGTCGATACGTGAACGTGTACGCTAACTGCAAACTAGTCATTATACTCATACTTCCTGAATAGACGACATTCAGCTTACACGCTAATTGGCAGCGCCATGCGTCTGGGATTAATCTTAGGACTAAATCATAATATTCCTGCTCGTCAATGCACCGATCCAACCGAGCGCGAACATCGCGTGCGCCTCTGGTGGGCTATCTATATCTTTGACCGCATGTATACATCAAAAATCGGTCTCCCTCTCCAGATTCGCGACGACGATATCTATGTTGACCTCCCAACGGCGGTTAATAGTCCTGATGCGGAAGAGCAATTCTCAGACACCGCATATCTGGTATACAGCATCCGTTTAGCCCGCATCATCGGACAGATCGTAGAGAAGATCTATACCCGCAAGCCACACCAGGAGTCATTTCTCCAACGAGAGCAACAATTGCTGCTCGCATTGCAGGACTGGGTTCAGTCCCTACCAGCACATATCAAATTACCAGCTGTGGAGACTCCCCAGAAGCACGTCGTGTCTCTCCACCTGCAATTCAACCAGGTAAAATCCTTCACACAAGCACATCCCGAGACGTCACTGACAAGATCAAGTGTGTCATACTAGCTACCCGTCCAATTCTCCTCCACGCCTTATTCCAACAACGCGCGCACCGCGAAAACCACGAAGACACCCCACAGCCAGTCATCACATTAAGCGAGGCATGCATCCACGCCGCCCGGCATTCCCACACCCTTATAACCGAGGAGTGGGTAAACGGCTCACTACCAATGTACGGGTACTTCTATGCACAGtacctcttctcctccgctATCATCCTGGTAATGTCAGGCCTTCTCCCCTCGATCGGCACAACTGCCGATCTAGAATTCCTGGAGACAGCCATAGAGATCCTGCGCCGAATGAAATACCACGGTAATCTTGCTGCGGCAGAGTTTTACGAAAACCTGAAGCGAGTAAAGCAGTGCTTACCAACCGGCTCTGGGAGTATCAGTATCCCCCATGATGGTTGGGGTTATACCCCTGAAAAATCCCGTCTCTCGGTCGGGGGTGCTGCAAATGTGGACCAGATATTGGATCCTAATAGTATTGCCACGGTTCCTGTTGCGGGTCTCACGACTGAAATGGCGTTTCTGGAACCTACAATGCAGGATTTCCTGGATAGGACGAATAACGAGATGGATCTGATAAACCCGGGTGCATTCTCGATTGATGAGTCTACTGGCATAGATGCCTGGCCTACTACGTTCTGGACATCATGAGTCTTCAACACTCATGCTTTTGGCTCAACTCAAGTATTGATCTGGTTACCTGGTATACAGAAAGTGGATCAAGTATCGAACCAACCCCGGTCTTCGCCCTGACTGACAATGACTATTCCAATTAACGTCCCGAGACAGCGAAAGTGCTAAACGACGGACAGCTAAATAAGGCCCTGGATAAAGTCCAGTATCGTCCCTCTGGAAGGAAGCGGAAAGCACCTGGAAATAGCAGCGGTGGTGATGAGCCGTGGGCAAGTAAGTCCGCTTCTACAGGTAGAATAGTTCGAGGAGGCAAACTATGCTACGGGGTCAATTAAACCCTTACCATATCGTCAGAGATTCTCCCGATATAATGCGTCGTCTCTAGTAATCAGGAACAACTACGTTTATCTCAAGCGTAAAGTAGTGATTGTGTGTATAGACTTATGGACTCATATTCTCCATCCCAATTCAACAAGACTTACATCTCCGACCACTGATGAAACGCTGAGTTCCTAGTAAACCTCCGTAACCTCTTACCCCAAAAATACAACGGAGCACCAAGTAACATAGGCCCCAAAGTCAAGGCAAACTCCACCATAGCAGGGGCAACAAGACCCCTCCTCGCACCCAAAGACGCAACCCAATAACTCATACTAAATCCAATCGTATTCTTAACAACCGTAGCAACGACCATAAATCTCCCCCGCCATGGGCTTATAGCAATCCACCGCATAAGCAACAGCAATAGTCGGCACAGTAGGAACACTGAGACCGGTGAGCCCGTTTCCAAAAACCAGCATAGTAGGCCACGACCACTGACGCTGATACCCTAATCCCCCGATAACGTTACCAATAGCAGTGGTGATGAAAAAAGGTATCAAGGCGGGAAGACGCATCTCTGCTTCTCGAATACCTCGATTCCGTCGCGTGGCTTTGTCGGCTACCCAGTCTGAGAAGGGTCCTGCGGTTACAAGGCCTATCGTTccaccgacgaagaaggcgaagTTGCTATATCCGACAGCTCCCGAGAAGTTGTAGGGTGGTGCGGCTAGCACGGCGGATTCAGtcaggttgaagaagaggaggaggttcGCTGGGCCTGCGACGTTTAGGCCGgcccagaagatgatggggtAGAAGCATGCGCGGATGGGGGAGAGGATGTCGCGGATTAGGAAGCTTTTCCAGCGAGGGTCGGGCTTTTGGAAGAGCTTGAATTGGTTCTTGGATGGTCGCCCTTTGCCGTTCTGTGAATTGGTATCGGGTACTTGGACTTCTGTGTCATTTGGGGCTCGGATTGATGCGTTTGCGTTGTGTTTTtcgttgtttgttgttggtgttggcaCATCTATGGTTACTGCTTTGGCTCCGAGGGTCGTTGCTGGGCGTTGGTATTTTGTCTCGGGGAAGAATAAATCTGAGTTTATCATATCTTCGAAAGGGATTCAgaggaagggggaagagataGCAATGAAAGTGGACAATATGACATCGTCATATACAAGAACAGAGATCAAGGTGGAGCAGTCGCAGAAATTGATCATTTAACATCTGATATTCAAAAGTTCAAAACTAAATAAGCTGACCGAGCGAAAATCCAGATACAGCAATCCCTTTTCTCCTGACTCTTTGACCGTAGGAAAGAATTTACTATTGGACCTGACACGGGATTGTATGTGAAGGTTGGGAAGCATCCCGGCAATTAGTAGGGGTATGCTGGGTGCTGATATAGGCATGTACATAGATCGTGGTGTGGCGACTATCGGTCTGTCATCAAAGAGCTCCCTGATCATATATGTGTTTCATTAATTTACCCCAAAGTGCCTGCTGTCGGTCTATCTGCATGGACGGGACTTAGGGTATACGGGATATGCACACACACCATCTCCCAAGAACGAGAGTCTGTTGTCATAACACTGTTGGACagtattttcttttaggtCATTCGATGCTCCATGTTTGCTCTATCATAACAATTGCAGGGATTGGGCTCCATTGGAGAATCTTGCAGCATAGCCGATCCAGTGAAATTGCGGCGCGAGAAGACATGGGTGCCAAAATACGAAAGCAATCAGCCAAGAATTTCACTATTGATGCGTTTTGAATTGCAAAGGGTGTAATACTTAATATCGCCATGTGTGTATGTCAATTAGCACAGGATCCAATCTAGCAGAT
The sequence above is a segment of the Aspergillus oryzae RIB40 DNA, chromosome 3 genome. Coding sequences within it:
- a CDS encoding fungal specific transcription factor domain-containing protein (predicted protein); the encoded protein is MGDAACTAFATRLRQFLTEDPNTAHVARTQYTPESSLLEGEAHWPSLAQARLLVKIAFNQLSRVYHLFLRKSTLEQLESLYRLPNLRDDPALTCKFFSLFALGEVYSSRSISSPTSRVPGTRYYVRAMGIIPILPERPGMIHIESLLLLSLYSYFLNRRHSAYTLIGSAMRLGLILGLNHNIPARQCTDPTEREHRVRLWWAIYIFDRMYTSKIGLPLQIRDDDIYVDLPTAVNSPDAEEQFSDTAYLVYSIRLARIIGQIVEKIYTRKPHQESFLQREQQLLLALQDWVQSLPAHIKLPAVETPQKHVVSLHLQFNQIKCVILATRPILLHALFQQRAHRENHEDTPQPVITLSEACIHAARHSHTLITEEWVNGSLPMYGYFYAQYLFSSAIILVMSGLLPSIGTTADLEFLETAIEILRRMKYHGNLAAAEFYENLKRVKQCLPTGSGSISIPHDGWGYTPEKSRLSVGGAANVDQILDPNSIATVPVAGLTTEMAFLEPTMQDFLDRTNNEMDLINPGAFSIDESTGIDAWPTTFWTS
- a CDS encoding uncharacterized protein (predicted protein), whose translation is MINSDLFFPETKYQRPATTLGAKAVTIDVPTPTTNNEKHNANASIRAPNDTEVQVPDTNSQNGKGRPSKNQFKLFQKPDPRWKSFLIRDILSPIRACFYPIIFWAGLNVAGPANLLLFFNLTESAVLAAPPYNFSGAVGYSNFAFFVGGTIGLVTAGPFSDWVADKATRRNRGIREAEMRLPALIPFFITTAIGNVIGGLGYQRQWSWPTMLVFGNGLTGLSVPTVPTIAVAYAVDCYKPMAGEIYGRCYGC